One part of the Onychomys torridus chromosome 13, mOncTor1.1, whole genome shotgun sequence genome encodes these proteins:
- the Pcdhb1 gene encoding protocadherin beta-1, producing MAAARRKPLQNRQVGSLLLLWCVSVGGAATIRYSVAEEMESGSFVANVAKDLGLEVGKLAERGARLVAEGNKLHFRLHRKTGDLFVKEKLDREALCGKADPCVLHFEIVLAEPLQSFRVEVRVFDINDNAPVFLNKEPLLKIPESTPLGSRFPLQSAQDLDVGLNGLQNYTLSANAYFHLHTRFRSHGPKYAELVLDNPLDREEQPEVNLTITAVDGGSPPKSGTANIRVIVLDVNDHVPQFSRLVYRAQVPENSDNGSLVVVVTATDLDEGTNKQITYSLAENPEAVLQTFLVDSQTGEVRLRGPLDFETIETYDIDIQATDGGGLSAHSKVLVEVVDVNDNPPEVTVSSVSSPLPEDSPLQTVVALFSIRDRDVRVGGKITCFLREDLPFVVKHTFRNSYSLVTDKSLDREDVSSYNITLVAMDTGPPNLSTETVIEVLISDINDNPPVFQEDSYILTVRENNSPAIFIGKVHAEDLDVGENAQVTYSLLPPKSGDLSVFAYISINSDNGKLYALRTMDYEAIQDFQFVVKATDGGFLSLSSQVTVRVVVLDDNDNRPMILYPLQNGSLPCNDLVPRSAEAGYLVTKVVAVDGDSGQNSWLSYHLLKATDLGLFSVQRQNGEIRTLRQISERDPMMQKLIILVQDHGQPALSTTASLNILLVDGFSEPYLQFQDPSKHSRKVNPTTKYLVISLAVLSFLFLFSVTVIFVIHLYQKIKHRDKFTIQEHFYDDCNFPNNLVQGRGNGSLSRPCPYDMCSATGTGNSEFRFLKRFMPNFPFPHAPGEVKTEGDSSLPPDSNRNRPRGSEGHARIGDDYM from the coding sequence ATGGCAGCTGCGCGCAGAAAACCTTTGCAGAACAGGCAAGTGGgatctcttctccttctctggtgtgtgtctgtgggaggtGCGGCCACCATCCGCTATTCGGTGGCGGAGGAGATGGAGAGCGGCTCATTTGTGGCTAACGTGGCTAAGGACCTGGGGCTGGAGGTGGGGAAGCTGGCAGAGCGCGGGGCGCGGCTGGTTGCCGAGGGCAACAAGTTGCATTTCCGGCTCCACCGCAAGACCGGAGATTTGTTCGTCAAGGAGAAACTGGATCGCGAGGCACTCTGTGGCAAAGCTGACCCATGCGTGCTGCACTTTGAAATTGTTCTAGCAGAGCCTCTGCAGTCCTTCCGGGTGGAAGTCAGAGTATTTGACATCAATGACAATGCCCCAGTTTTTCTAAACAAGGAACCTCTTTTAAAGATTCCCGAGAGCACCCCTTTGGGCTCACGCTTTCCACTGCAAAGCGCCCAGGATCTGGACGTGGGACTCAATGGTCTCCAAAACTATACCCTGAGTGCAAATGCCTATTTCCACCTGCACACACGCTTCCGAAGCCACGGACCCAAATATGCGGAACTTGTGCTGGATAATCCCCTGGATAGAGAAGAACAGCCTGAAGTCAACTTGACCATTACAGCGGTGGATGGCGGGTCCCCTCCCAAGTCTGGCACTGCCAACATTCGAGTGATTGTCCTGGACGTCAATGACCACGTGCCCCAGTTCTCTCGTCTGGTGTACCGCGCTCAGGTGCCAGAGAACAGCGACAACGGCTctttagtggtggtggtgactgCCACGGACCTGGATGAGGGCACCAACAAGCAGATAACTTACTCTTTAGCTGAAAATCCGGAAGCAGTTCTCCAGACATTTCTTGTCGACTCTCAAACTGGAGAGGTACGACTCCGAGGGCCCCTAGATTTTGAAACTATAGAAACATATGACATTGACATTCAAGCTACGGATGGAGGGGGCCTTTCTGCCCACAGCAAAGTCTTGGTGGAAGTAGTGGATGTAAATGACAATCCTCCGGAAGTGACAGTCTCCTCAGTGTCCAGTCCTCTTCCTGAGGACTCTCCGCTCCAGACTGTAGTGGCCCTCTTCTCTATCCGAGATCGGGATGTGCGAGTTGGAGGAAAAATCACCTGCTTCCTCAGAGAAGACTTGCCCTTTGTAGTCAAACACACATTCCGGAATTCTTACTCGCTGGTCACTGACAAAAGCTTGGATAGGGAGGATGTCTCCAGCTATAACATCACCCTCGTTGCTATGGATACTGGACCACCCAACCTGTCCACAGAGACTGTGATTGAAGTGCTAATATCGGACATAAATGACAATCCTCCAGTCTTTCAGGAGGACTCCTACATCTTGACTGTTCGTGAAAACAACAGTCCTGCCATTTTTATTGGCAAAGTCCACGCTGAGGACCTAGATGTGGGTGAAAACGCCCAAGTAACATACTCCCTGCTGCCTCCAAAGAGTGGAGATCTGTCAGTCTTTGCTTACATCTCTATAAATTCAGACAACGGAAAGCTCTACGCACTGAGAACCATGGATTATGAGGCCATCCAAGATTTTCAATTTGTGGTAAAGGCAACGGATGGGGGTTTTCTGTCACTGAGTAGCCAAGTTACTGTCAGAGTGGTTGTCCTCGATGACAATGACAATCGTCCAATGATCTTGTACCCACTGCAGAATGGCAGTTTGCCCTGCAACGACCTGGTGCCCAGGTCTGCAGAGGCAGGTTACCTGGTGACCAAAGTGGTGGCTGTTGATGGTGACTCAGGACAGAATTCTTGGCTTTCATACCATCTCCTTAAAGCCACTGACCTTGGGTTATTTTCTGTTCAGAGACAAAATGGGGAAATACGTACACTGAGGCAGATATCTGAGAGAGACCCTATGATGCAGAAACTGATCATTCTTGTTCAGGATCATGGCCAACCAGCTCTCTCCACTACTGCCTCGCTCAACATCCTGCTGGTAGATGGCTTTTCAGAGCCTTACTTGCAGTTCCAGGATCCATCCAAGCATTCTAGAAAGGTAAATCCAACCACAAAATATTTGGTCATTTCTCTGgctgtgctttcttttctttttctcttctctgtcactGTGATCTTCGTTATACACCTCTACCAGAAGattaaacacagagacaaattcaCGATTCAAGAGCACTTCTACGATGACTGTAATTTCCCTAACAATTTGGTGCAAGGAAGAGGCAATGGTTCCTTATCCCGGCCTTGCCCATATGATATGTGCTCAGCCACTGGAACTGGCAATAGCGAGTTCCGTTTTCTTAAGCGATTTATGCCCAATTTCCCTTTCCCCCATGCCCCTGGAGAGGTGAAAACAGAGGGTGATTCCAGTTTGCCTCCAGATTCTAATAGAAATCGGCCTCGGGGCTCAGAGGGCCATGCCCGGATAGGTGATGACTATATGTAA